A section of the Buchnera aphidicola (Mindarus japonicus) genome encodes:
- the rpoC gene encoding DNA-directed RNA polymerase subunit beta' — protein sequence MKDLLKFLKSQTKTEEFDAIKIALAAPDMIRSWSFGEVKKPETINYRTFKPERDGLFCARIFGPVKDYECLCGKYKRLKHRGVICEKCGVEVTQSKVRRDRMGHIELSSPTAHIWFLKSLPSRIGLLLDMPLRDIERVLYFESYVVIDSGMTNLEKKQILTEEQYLDALEEFGDEFDAKMGAEAIQQLLIHMNLKEECENLRQELKDTNSETKRKKITKRIKLIESFIQSNNKPEWMILTVLPVLPPDLRPLVPLDGGRFATSDLNDLYRRVINRNNRLKRLLELSAPDIIVRNEKRMLQEAVDALLDNGRRGRAITGSNKRPLKSLADMIKGKQGRFRQNLLGKRVDYSGRSVITVGPYLRLHQCGLPKKMALELFKPFIYGKLEVRGLATTIKSAKRMVEREEPIVWDILDEVIKEHPVLLNRAPTLHRLGIQAFEPMLIEGKAIQLHPLVCAAYNADFDGDQMAVHVPLTLEAQLEAKALMMSTNNILSPANGDPIIVPSQDVVLGLYYMTRETINGKGEGMLLSNPKEAERIYYLGLVDLHASVKVRITEYKKNKNNQFIKNKKIVNTTIGRSILWMIVPKGLSFSIVNKTLGKKSISKMLNTCYRILGIKDTVNFADQIMYTGFSYAARSGASVGIDDMVIPNEKIGIITEAEKEVVEIQEQFQSGLVTSGERYNKVIDIWAAANERVSKAMMKNLSTEFILDKKGKKRVQTSFNSIFMMADSGARGSAAQIRQLAGMRGLMAKPDGSIIETPITANFREGLNVLQYFISTHGARKGLADTALKTANSGYLTRRLVDVAQDLVVTENDCNTNKGIFMTPVIEGGDVKEPLRERVLGRVTAENVLKPNTASILIPRNTLLNEQWCNILEENSIDNVKVRSVVHCNTSFGVCAYCYGRDLARGNLVNKGEAIGVIAAQSIGEPGTQLTMRTFHIGGAASRVAAESNIQVKNEGTIRLNNAKSIMNSKGQIIILSRNVELNMIDSFGRTKESYKVPYGTILTKGNEKKVKAGETVAIWDPHTIPVISEVKGFVQFVDMIEGQSIIRQTDELTGLSSIVVLDISERIALGKDLRPSLKIIDTYGKDILIPGTDVPAQYFLPGKAIIQLENLTEISSGDTLARIPQESGGTKDITGGLPRVADLFEARKPKELAILAEISGLVSFGKETKGKRRLIINPMNDENLYEEMIPKWRQLNVFEGERVEKGDVISDGPESPHDILRLRGVQSVTRYIVNEVQDVYRLQGVKINDKHIEVIIRQMLRKATILHSGNSDFLIGEQVEYSRIKTANEKLIKKGKNPATFSRDLLGITKASLATESFISAASFQETTRVLTEAAVAGKRDELRGLKENVIVGRLIPAGTGYAYHQTRSNRKEPIEKVDISHQSKITVEEASANLSELLNSELTVN from the coding sequence GTGAAAGATTTATTAAAATTTCTAAAATCACAAACTAAAACAGAAGAATTCGACGCAATAAAAATCGCTTTAGCGGCACCAGATATGATTCGTTCCTGGTCTTTTGGAGAAGTAAAAAAACCAGAAACAATAAATTATCGAACTTTTAAACCAGAAAGAGATGGTTTATTTTGTGCTAGAATATTTGGTCCTGTTAAAGATTATGAATGTTTATGTGGAAAATATAAACGGTTAAAACATAGAGGTGTTATTTGTGAAAAATGTGGAGTAGAAGTCACTCAAAGTAAAGTTCGTAGAGATAGAATGGGACACATTGAGTTATCATCTCCAACTGCTCATATTTGGTTTTTAAAATCTCTACCTTCTAGAATTGGGTTATTATTAGATATGCCACTAAGAGACATAGAAAGAGTTTTATATTTTGAATCTTATGTTGTAATTGATAGTGGAATGACTAATCTTGAAAAAAAACAAATTCTAACAGAAGAACAGTATTTAGATGCCCTCGAAGAATTCGGAGATGAATTTGATGCAAAAATGGGAGCTGAAGCAATACAACAACTTTTAATTCATATGAATTTAAAAGAAGAATGTGAAAATTTAAGACAAGAACTTAAAGACACAAATTCAGAAACTAAAAGAAAAAAAATTACTAAAAGAATTAAATTAATAGAGTCTTTTATACAATCTAATAACAAACCAGAATGGATGATTCTAACTGTTTTACCTGTTCTCCCCCCTGATCTTCGTCCATTAGTGCCTTTAGATGGAGGAAGGTTTGCTACTTCCGACTTAAATGATTTATATCGTCGTGTAATTAATAGAAATAATCGATTAAAACGTTTATTAGAATTATCCGCTCCAGATATAATTGTTAGAAATGAAAAAAGAATGTTACAAGAAGCTGTCGACGCTTTATTAGATAATGGAAGAAGAGGTAGAGCTATAACTGGCTCTAATAAAAGACCGCTTAAATCATTAGCTGACATGATTAAAGGAAAACAAGGTAGGTTTAGACAAAATTTATTAGGAAAAAGAGTTGATTATTCCGGAAGATCAGTAATTACCGTTGGCCCATATCTTCGTTTACACCAATGTGGGCTACCAAAAAAAATGGCTTTAGAATTATTTAAACCATTTATTTATGGAAAATTGGAAGTTAGAGGATTAGCAACTACAATAAAATCAGCTAAAAGAATGGTTGAACGAGAAGAACCTATCGTATGGGATATATTGGATGAAGTTATTAAAGAACATCCAGTTTTATTAAATCGAGCTCCTACTTTACACAGATTAGGAATTCAAGCTTTTGAGCCAATGTTAATTGAAGGAAAAGCTATTCAATTACATCCTTTAGTTTGTGCAGCATATAATGCCGATTTTGATGGTGATCAAATGGCAGTTCATGTTCCTTTAACATTAGAAGCACAATTAGAAGCAAAGGCATTGATGATGTCTACTAATAACATTCTTTCCCCTGCAAATGGAGATCCAATTATAGTACCCTCTCAAGATGTAGTACTAGGACTTTACTATATGACTAGAGAAACTATCAATGGGAAAGGAGAGGGAATGTTATTAAGTAATCCCAAAGAAGCGGAAAGAATTTATTATTTAGGTTTAGTTGATTTACATGCATCTGTTAAAGTAAGGATTACAGAATATAAAAAGAATAAGAATAATCAATTTATTAAAAATAAAAAAATTGTAAATACAACAATTGGAAGATCTATTCTATGGATGATAGTTCCAAAAGGACTTTCATTCAGTATTGTTAATAAAACATTAGGAAAAAAAAGTATTTCTAAAATGTTAAATACTTGTTATCGAATTTTAGGTATAAAAGATACTGTTAATTTTGCTGATCAAATTATGTATACTGGTTTTTCTTATGCTGCTAGATCTGGTGCATCAGTTGGAATTGATGATATGGTTATACCTAATGAGAAAATAGGAATTATCACAGAAGCAGAAAAAGAAGTTGTAGAAATACAAGAACAATTTCAATCCGGATTAGTAACTTCTGGAGAAAGATATAATAAAGTAATTGATATATGGGCTGCAGCTAACGAACGTGTTTCTAAAGCAATGATGAAAAATTTATCTACAGAATTCATTTTAGATAAAAAAGGAAAAAAAAGAGTACAAACTTCTTTTAATAGTATATTTATGATGGCAGATTCTGGTGCAAGAGGATCAGCGGCGCAAATTAGACAATTAGCAGGAATGAGAGGTTTAATGGCAAAACCAGATGGTTCAATTATTGAAACACCCATAACTGCTAATTTTCGTGAAGGGCTAAATGTACTGCAATATTTTATTTCTACGCATGGAGCAAGAAAAGGATTAGCAGATACTGCATTGAAAACAGCAAATTCTGGTTATTTAACTCGTCGATTGGTCGACGTAGCTCAGGATTTAGTTGTGACAGAAAACGATTGCAATACGAATAAAGGAATTTTTATGACTCCTGTCATAGAAGGCGGAGATGTTAAAGAGCCTTTAAGAGAAAGAGTACTGGGTAGAGTAACTGCTGAAAATGTTTTAAAACCTAATACAGCTAGTATCTTAATTCCTCGAAATACATTGTTAAACGAACAATGGTGTAATATTTTAGAAGAAAATTCCATTGATAATGTAAAAGTTAGATCAGTAGTTCATTGTAATACAAGTTTTGGAGTATGCGCATATTGTTATGGAAGAGATCTTGCTAGAGGTAATTTAGTGAATAAAGGAGAAGCAATTGGAGTTATTGCAGCTCAGTCAATTGGAGAACCAGGAACTCAATTAACCATGAGAACTTTTCATATTGGAGGAGCAGCTTCAAGAGTTGCTGCTGAATCTAATATTCAAGTAAAAAATGAAGGAACTATTCGACTAAATAATGCAAAATCTATTATGAACTCTAAAGGACAAATTATTATTTTATCTAGAAATGTTGAATTAAATATGATTGATTCCTTCGGTAGAACTAAAGAAAGTTATAAAGTTCCTTATGGAACCATCCTTACTAAAGGAAATGAAAAAAAAGTAAAAGCTGGAGAAACTGTCGCTATATGGGATCCACATACAATTCCTGTAATTAGTGAAGTTAAAGGTTTTGTTCAGTTTGTTGATATGATCGAGGGACAAAGTATTATTAGGCAAACTGATGAATTGACTGGTCTTTCTTCTATAGTTGTACTAGATATTTCTGAAAGAATCGCTTTAGGTAAGGATTTAAGACCATCGTTAAAAATTATAGACACTTATGGAAAAGATATACTAATTCCCGGTACAGATGTTCCAGCTCAATATTTCTTACCAGGAAAAGCTATTATTCAACTAGAAAATTTAACTGAAATTAGCTCTGGAGATACTTTAGCAAGAATTCCTCAAGAATCTGGAGGAACAAAAGATATTACTGGTGGTTTACCTAGAGTTGCTGATCTTTTTGAAGCTAGAAAACCAAAAGAATTAGCTATTTTAGCAGAAATTAGCGGACTAGTTTCTTTTGGAAAAGAAACTAAAGGAAAAAGAAGATTAATTATTAACCCTATGAATGACGAAAATCTGTATGAAGAAATGATTCCTAAATGGAGACAATTAAATGTTTTTGAAGGAGAGAGAGTTGAAAAAGGTGACGTAATATCTGATGGCCCTGAATCTCCCCACGATATTCTTAGATTAAGAGGTGTACAATCAGTTACTAGATATATTGTTAATGAAGTTCAAGATGTTTATCGTCTTCAAGGCGTAAAAATAAATGATAAACATATAGAAGTAATTATAAGACAAATGTTAAGGAAAGCTACTATTCTCCATTCTGGAAATTCAGATTTTTTAATAGGAGAACAAGTAGAATATTCAAGAATTAAAACAGCTAATGAAAAATTAATAAAAAAAGGAAAAAATCCTGCTACTTTTTCACGAGATTTATTAGGAATTACTAAAGCATCATTAGCAACAGAATCTTTTATTTCTGCCGCATCCTTTCAGGAAACCACTAGAGTATTAACTGAAGCAGCGGTTGCAGGAAAAAGAGATGAATTAAGAGGCTTGAAAGAAAATGTTATTGTAGGTAGATTAATTCCAGCTGGAACTGGATATGCTTATCATCAAACTAGAAGTAATCGTAAAGAACCTATAGAAAAAGTAGATATTTCTCATCAATCAAAAATCACCGTTGAAGAAGCATCTGCTAATTTATCAGAACTTTTAAACTCTGAATTAACAGTAAATTAA
- the rplL gene encoding 50S ribosomal protein L7/L12: MPITKEQIIEAIADMSVTNVIDLISDMEKKFNVSAVSQNNSGNNQNTSNIEEKTEFNVFLKSIGKNKIAVIKAARSATGLGLKEAKDLVESAPVIIKENLNKNDSLSLKKALEAAGAEIEIK, translated from the coding sequence ATGCCTATTACAAAAGAACAAATTATAGAAGCTATTGCTGATATGTCAGTTACAAATGTAATTGATCTTATTTCTGATATGGAAAAAAAATTTAATGTTTCTGCTGTTTCTCAGAACAACTCTGGAAACAATCAGAATACATCCAATATAGAAGAAAAAACAGAATTTAATGTTTTTCTAAAATCGATAGGAAAAAATAAAATTGCAGTTATTAAAGCGGCACGTAGTGCTACTGGTTTGGGTTTAAAAGAAGCTAAAGATCTAGTGGAATCAGCTCCTGTTATAATCAAAGAAAATCTTAATAAAAATGATTCTTTATCTTTAAAAAAAGCTTTAGAAGCTGCTGGCGCCGAAATTGAAATTAAATAA
- the rplJ gene encoding 50S ribosomal protein L10 — MGLNLQKKKTIIENMHKTANLALSAIIADSRGIIANKINYLRKKSRENGIIFNIVRNNLLKLAFKGTQFECLKKKLSGPILIAFSMEHPGSAARIFKKFSIENKGFKIIGAALKSKSLSSSKIDQLAAMPTYKESIILIINIMQEITLGKLLRTLIAIKEK; from the coding sequence ATGGGATTAAACCTTCAGAAAAAAAAAACAATTATTGAAAATATGCATAAAACTGCAAATTTAGCATTATCAGCAATAATTGCAGATTCTAGGGGGATAATTGCAAATAAAATTAATTATCTTAGAAAAAAATCAAGAGAAAATGGAATTATTTTTAATATAGTTCGAAATAATTTATTAAAACTAGCATTTAAAGGAACTCAATTTGAATGTTTAAAAAAAAAATTATCAGGTCCCATATTAATTGCTTTTTCTATGGAACATCCAGGAAGTGCTGCTAGAATTTTCAAAAAATTTTCTATAGAAAATAAGGGTTTTAAAATTATTGGAGCTGCCTTAAAATCTAAATCATTATCTTCTTCAAAAATCGATCAACTTGCAGCTATGCCAACATATAAAGAAAGCATAATTCTTATAATTAACATCATGCAAGAAATAACTTTGGGTAAACTTCTTAGAACATTAATTGCTATAAAAGAAAAGTAA
- the rpoB gene encoding DNA-directed RNA polymerase subunit beta has product MVYSYTEKKRIRKDFGKRPKVLEIPYLLSIQINSFKKFIKKDKKGIYGLEAAFRSVFPIRGYNGNAELQYVGYRLGKIIFDVKECHIRGTTYSAPLRVKLRLIIYEKDTFKSIIKDIKEQEVYMGEIPLMTNNGTFIINGTERVIVSQLHRSPGVFFDSDKGKTHSSGKILYNARIIPYRGSWLDFEFDPKDHLFVRIDRRRKLPVTIILKALNYSSENILNMFFKTNTYLIKDKIIEMQLIAERLRGETASFNIKCDNNILYVEKGRRITANHIKKLIENNVKSLQVPTEYIIGKILSKNYFNISTGEIIASANTELTLEIFEKIKLAGFKKIETLFTNDLDHGPYISETLKIDSTIDKNSALIEIYRMMRPGEPPTKEAAEALFSNLFFSEDRYDLSSVGRMKFNCSLHRKEIHGPNTLRKSDIIDVIKKLINIRNGKGEVDDIDHLGNRRIRSIGEMAENQFRIGLVRVERAVKDRLSLGDLETLMPQDIINAKPISAAVKEFFGSSQLSQFMDQNNPLSEITHKRRISALGVGGLTRERAGFEVRDVHPTHYGRVCPIETPEGPNIGLINSLSVYAHANEYGFLETPYRKVKNSIVTNKIHYLSAIEEGDFIIAQANTNLDENGNFLEELVTCRNKGESGLFHKSKVNFMDVSTQQIVSVGASLIPFLEHDDANRALMGANMQRQAIPTLKSDKPLVGTGMERAVAVDSGVTVIAKRGGLVEYMDASRIVIKVNDSETLPDEAGIDIYNLTKYTRSNQNTCINQIPCVQPNEIVKKKDVLADGPSTDLGELALGQNMRVAFMPWNGYNFEDSILISEKVVQDDRFTTIHIQELSCISRDTKLGIEEITSDIPNVGESALSKLDESGIVYIGAEVSDGDILVGKVTPKGETQLTPEEKLLRAIFGEKASDVKDSSLRVPNGISGTIIDVQIFTRDGIKKDKRTLEIEEMHLKNIKKDLTEEFKIFEFGLFSRIKNVLISSGYLKENINKLSHEELLNVSMKEKKEQLTKLSNQYYELKRKFEKKIEEKRKKITQGDDLAPGILKIVKVYLAVKRQIQPGDKMAGRHGNKGVISKINPIEDMPYDKNGVPVDIVLNPLGVPSRMNIGQILETHLGMAAKGIGEKINSLLKKKKKVEKIKKFLQKVFDLGDNIRQKVNLNSFTDYEIFSLANNLKKGMPIATPVFDGANETEIKALLLLADLPPSGQINLFDGRTGEQFERPVTVGYMYMLKLNHLVDDKMHARSTGSYSLITQQPLGGKAQFGGQRFGEMEVWALEAYGASYTLQEMLTVKSDDVNGRTKMYKNIVDGNHQMEPGMPESFNVLLKEIRSLGINIELEEK; this is encoded by the coding sequence ATGGTGTACTCTTATACCGAAAAAAAAAGAATTCGAAAAGATTTTGGAAAACGTCCAAAAGTATTAGAAATACCTTATCTTCTTTCTATACAAATTAACTCTTTTAAAAAATTTATTAAAAAAGATAAAAAAGGAATTTATGGATTAGAAGCGGCATTTCGGTCAGTCTTTCCAATTAGAGGTTATAATGGAAATGCTGAACTACAATATGTAGGATATCGTTTAGGAAAAATTATTTTTGATGTTAAGGAATGTCATATTCGAGGTACAACATATTCCGCTCCTCTACGAGTTAAATTGCGATTAATTATCTATGAAAAAGATACTTTCAAGTCAATTATAAAAGATATAAAAGAACAAGAAGTATATATGGGAGAAATTCCTTTAATGACAAATAACGGAACATTTATTATTAATGGAACAGAAAGAGTTATTGTTTCTCAACTACATCGAAGTCCTGGAGTATTTTTTGACAGTGATAAAGGAAAAACTCATTCTTCTGGAAAAATATTATATAATGCAAGAATTATTCCCTATAGAGGTTCTTGGCTAGATTTTGAATTTGATCCTAAAGATCATTTGTTTGTTCGTATTGATAGAAGAAGAAAATTACCTGTAACAATTATATTAAAAGCATTAAATTATTCATCAGAAAATATATTAAACATGTTTTTTAAAACTAATACATATCTTATAAAAGACAAAATAATTGAAATGCAATTAATAGCTGAAAGATTAAGAGGAGAAACTGCTTCATTTAATATAAAATGCGACAATAATATATTATATGTTGAAAAAGGAAGAAGAATTACCGCTAACCACATAAAAAAACTAATTGAAAATAATGTTAAAAGTTTACAAGTTCCAACTGAATACATTATAGGAAAAATCTTATCAAAAAACTATTTTAATATTTCTACTGGAGAAATTATAGCTTCGGCTAATACAGAACTTACTTTAGAAATATTTGAAAAAATAAAACTTGCAGGTTTTAAAAAAATTGAAACCTTATTTACTAATGATTTAGACCATGGCCCTTATATTTCTGAAACTTTAAAAATTGACTCTACAATTGATAAAAATAGCGCTTTAATAGAAATATATCGAATGATGCGACCTGGTGAACCTCCTACAAAAGAAGCTGCTGAAGCTTTATTTTCAAACTTATTTTTTTCAGAAGATAGATATGACTTATCTTCTGTTGGAAGAATGAAATTTAACTGCTCATTACACAGAAAAGAAATACATGGCCCTAATACGTTAAGAAAATCAGATATTATTGATGTAATTAAAAAATTAATTAATATCCGAAACGGAAAAGGTGAAGTGGATGATATAGATCATTTAGGAAATAGAAGAATCAGATCTATTGGAGAAATGGCAGAGAATCAATTTAGAATAGGATTAGTTAGAGTAGAAAGAGCAGTAAAAGATAGATTATCTCTTGGTGACTTAGAAACACTAATGCCACAAGATATTATTAATGCTAAACCAATTTCAGCAGCCGTAAAAGAATTTTTTGGATCAAGTCAACTATCACAATTTATGGATCAAAACAACCCTTTATCAGAAATAACACATAAAAGAAGAATTTCCGCTCTTGGAGTCGGGGGTTTAACTAGAGAAAGAGCAGGTTTTGAAGTTAGAGATGTTCATCCTACTCATTATGGAAGAGTATGCCCTATAGAAACTCCAGAAGGACCTAATATTGGTTTGATTAATTCATTATCTGTATATGCTCATGCTAATGAATATGGTTTTTTAGAAACACCATATCGAAAAGTTAAAAATTCCATTGTAACTAATAAAATACACTATTTATCAGCTATTGAAGAAGGAGATTTTATTATTGCACAAGCTAATACTAATTTAGATGAAAATGGAAATTTTTTGGAAGAATTAGTTACATGTAGAAATAAAGGAGAATCTGGTTTATTTCATAAAAGTAAAGTAAACTTTATGGATGTTTCCACTCAACAAATTGTTTCTGTTGGTGCATCTTTAATACCTTTTTTAGAACATGACGACGCCAATCGAGCTCTGATGGGTGCTAATATGCAAAGACAAGCCATTCCAACATTAAAATCAGATAAACCTTTAGTTGGAACTGGAATGGAAAGAGCAGTTGCTGTAGATTCTGGAGTAACAGTTATTGCAAAAAGAGGTGGGTTAGTTGAGTATATGGACGCATCAAGAATTGTTATTAAAGTAAATGATTCTGAAACTCTACCTGATGAAGCTGGAATAGATATTTATAATCTAACTAAATATACTCGATCAAACCAAAATACGTGTATTAATCAAATACCCTGTGTTCAACCTAATGAAATTGTGAAAAAAAAAGATGTATTAGCAGATGGTCCATCTACAGATCTTGGAGAGCTTGCATTAGGTCAAAATATGCGAGTAGCTTTTATGCCATGGAATGGGTACAATTTTGAAGACTCTATCTTGATATCCGAAAAAGTAGTTCAAGATGACCGGTTTACTACTATTCATATTCAAGAACTTTCTTGCATATCCAGAGATACAAAATTAGGAATAGAAGAAATTACTTCTGACATACCGAATGTTGGAGAATCTGCATTATCTAAGTTAGATGAATCAGGAATTGTATATATTGGTGCAGAAGTAAGCGATGGAGACATTCTAGTTGGAAAAGTAACTCCTAAAGGAGAAACTCAACTCACACCAGAAGAAAAACTATTGCGAGCTATTTTTGGAGAAAAAGCATCTGATGTAAAAGATTCTTCTTTAAGAGTACCTAATGGAATTTCAGGAACAATTATAGATGTTCAAATATTTACTAGAGACGGAATTAAAAAAGATAAAAGAACTCTAGAAATTGAAGAAATGCATTTAAAAAATATTAAAAAAGATTTAACAGAAGAATTTAAAATTTTTGAATTTGGATTATTTAGTAGAATTAAGAACGTATTAATATCTAGTGGATATTTAAAGGAAAATATTAATAAATTATCTCATGAAGAATTATTAAATGTTTCCATGAAAGAAAAAAAAGAACAATTAACAAAATTGTCTAATCAGTATTATGAATTAAAAAGAAAATTTGAAAAAAAAATAGAAGAAAAAAGAAAAAAAATTACTCAAGGAGATGACTTAGCTCCAGGAATTTTAAAAATAGTGAAAGTATATCTAGCAGTAAAAAGACAAATCCAACCTGGAGATAAAATGGCGGGAAGACATGGAAATAAAGGAGTAATTTCAAAAATCAATCCTATCGAAGACATGCCTTACGATAAAAATGGAGTTCCAGTAGATATCGTTTTAAATCCATTAGGTGTTCCTTCTAGAATGAATATTGGACAAATTTTAGAAACTCATCTAGGAATGGCAGCTAAAGGAATAGGTGAGAAAATTAATTCTTTATTAAAAAAGAAAAAGAAAGTAGAAAAAATAAAAAAATTTTTACAAAAAGTCTTTGATTTAGGAGATAATATTAGACAAAAAGTAAATTTGAATTCATTTACAGATTATGAAATATTTTCTTTAGCAAATAATTTAAAAAAAGGAATGCCAATCGCTACACCAGTTTTTGATGGAGCAAATGAAACTGAAATAAAAGCATTATTATTACTCGCAGATTTACCGCCTTCAGGACAAATTAATTTGTTCGATGGCAGAACTGGTGAACAATTTGAAAGACCAGTAACAGTTGGATACATGTATATGCTTAAATTGAATCACTTGGTTGATGATAAAATGCATGCTCGATCTACAGGATCTTATAGTCTAATTACTCAACAACCTTTAGGTGGAAAAGCTCAATTTGGTGGGCAACGATTTGGAGAAATGGAAGTATGGGCGCTAGAAGCTTATGGAGCTTCATATACCTTACAAGAAATGTTAACAGTAAAATCTGATGATGTTAATGGAAGAACAAAAATGTATAAAAACATTGTTGATGGTAATCATCAGATGGAACCTGGAATGCCAGAATCTTTTAATGTACTGTTAAAAGAGATTAGATCATTAGGAATTAATATAGAATTAGAAGAAAAATAA